A part of Candidatus Latescibacterota bacterium genomic DNA contains:
- a CDS encoding N-acetylmuramoyl-L-alanine amidase: MKGDGMVEVKRSKGWTVISALMVAAVFMAVLPREADAQGTLEPESTLGVVYADGRQTEEVSLYRLDRPSEELFMSAYDLARIFRASRYWNPGARKLILRIDDERYMFTLDTRVVLVDNEPILMRVPVKYTEGLVMIPLEFISNILTSNASEMIEIDEKRLVLTIGSPEYNVTGLEFADDDSGTKVILSLSEELLYHVDSDTPGLLRLKIYGGRLNSLKMSASEGLGLVNRVRAEQTDHDSYIFLDVNRTVSRFQVEFLEDSQEDERDFRTPGRKLVIFLEKGDLPEIPEADYAGRRMTEILDEGAGQGGFVLKKIAIDAGHGGVDKGKISSSGVREKDINLDVARLLEEQLKNEFGVEVVMTRSEDVLVPLGRRAEIANSEGADLFISIHCNGWFHEDASGFETFFLSPARTEADERLAREENASLRFETTDLRPDELEDLDFILWDMVQNEFINESSELAELVQRELAEVLDIRNRGVKQAGLLVLRGLHMPAVLVELAFLSNPEEEELLQDPLFRARTVQGIVEAIRRYRDKRSGGGL; the protein is encoded by the coding sequence GTGAAAGGTGATGGGATGGTGGAAGTAAAGAGAAGCAAAGGGTGGACTGTCATATCGGCCTTAATGGTCGCTGCCGTTTTCATGGCGGTCCTGCCGCGAGAAGCGGATGCACAGGGAACTCTCGAACCTGAAAGCACTTTGGGTGTCGTATATGCGGATGGCAGACAGACGGAGGAAGTCTCTCTCTACAGGCTGGACAGACCCAGTGAAGAACTGTTCATGTCGGCCTACGATCTGGCCAGGATATTTCGGGCGTCGAGGTACTGGAATCCAGGCGCAAGAAAGCTGATACTCCGGATCGATGACGAGAGATACATGTTCACTCTCGATACGAGGGTAGTCCTGGTCGATAACGAACCGATCCTGATGAGGGTCCCGGTAAAATATACCGAGGGACTTGTAATGATCCCCCTCGAGTTCATTTCAAACATCCTTACTTCGAACGCATCGGAGATGATCGAGATCGATGAGAAGAGGCTGGTCCTCACTATCGGGTCTCCCGAATACAATGTGACCGGCCTCGAATTCGCCGATGATGATTCAGGTACAAAGGTGATCCTGTCCCTGTCCGAAGAGCTTCTCTACCATGTGGACAGTGATACGCCGGGGCTTCTCAGGTTGAAGATATACGGTGGACGGCTCAATTCTCTCAAGATGTCAGCATCGGAAGGTCTGGGACTTGTGAACAGGGTGAGGGCCGAGCAGACAGATCACGATTCATATATATTCCTGGACGTCAACAGGACCGTTTCGAGATTCCAGGTCGAATTTCTCGAAGATTCACAGGAGGACGAGCGTGATTTCCGAACGCCCGGGAGGAAACTTGTTATTTTCCTGGAGAAGGGTGACCTTCCCGAGATACCGGAGGCCGATTATGCCGGACGGAGGATGACGGAGATCCTGGACGAGGGGGCCGGTCAGGGCGGATTTGTCCTGAAGAAGATCGCGATAGATGCCGGGCATGGCGGCGTTGACAAGGGGAAAATAAGCTCCTCCGGGGTCCGTGAAAAGGATATCAACCTCGATGTCGCAAGATTGCTCGAGGAGCAGCTGAAAAATGAATTCGGTGTCGAAGTCGTTATGACGAGGTCGGAAGATGTCCTCGTGCCACTTGGAAGAAGAGCAGAGATAGCCAACTCAGAGGGGGCGGATCTCTTTATCAGTATCCATTGCAACGGTTGGTTTCATGAGGATGCCAGCGGTTTCGAGACATTCTTCCTTTCGCCCGCGCGGACAGAGGCCGACGAACGGCTGGCCCGCGAGGAGAACGCATCCCTGAGGTTCGAAACTACGGACCTGAGGCCGGATGAGCTGGAGGATCTGGATTTTATCCTCTGGGACATGGTCCAGAACGAATTTATAAATGAGAGCAGCGAGCTGGCTGAACTTGTACAGCGGGAACTGGCGGAGGTCCTGGATATACGGAATCGCGGCGTCAAGCAGGCGGGCCTGCTCGTGTTGAGGGGGCTGCATATGCCGGCAGTGCTGGTCGAGCTGGCCTTTCTATCCAA